The following is a genomic window from Archangium lipolyticum.
AGAGTCCCACCACGAGGAGCGAGAAGAGGCCACCCGCGTGTCCGGCCCGGCGCTCGGCGAAGCGGTACACGGCCCACGACATCCACCCGTGCAGGGCCACCTGGGGCACGGCGAGCAGCGCCCGGTATGCCACCGGGTGCGTGAGGCCCAGCGCGTCCGCCAGCCGTAACAGCCACGCGGCCAGTCCGGGCGCGGCCCAGTTGCGCAGGCCTACCCTCCACTCCCAGGCCAGCACCCCGTAGCCGTGCGCGCGGTGCCAGGCCGGCTCGAGCAACTGGTACACTTCGTCCGGGTGGATGCGCCCGAGCTGCGCCACCGCGATGACGGCGGGCAGCAGCCCTACCGTGCCCAGCAGCAGCATGAGCGGCCACCTCCGGCGCACCGCGGAGGGAGGCGCATCCGGGGTGGGCACGAGGGGAGGCGGAGGAGCGGTGACGGGCGCGGGAGCGGTCATCGGAGTGGGCTCGCGACTCTCCCCGTCCTCTCCAGGAAGCGCAAGCCGTGGAGCGCGAGTCCGCCCGCCCTGGGCTCGGCCGGTGTGCACCCGGAGGGCCTCGGACCTGGAGTGAAGCATCCGACTCCGTGGGTCCCATTCCTGGACGCCCGGAGATGACCCGAAAAGTAGAGCAGCGGTGCATGGAAATCGTGCGCCCGGGTGTTCTCCGTGTTTAGATTGCCGCCCCCCATGAGCTACCTCGTCCTCGCCCGTAAATGGCGCCCGCAGACCTTCGACGACATGACCGGCCAGGAGCACGTGGTCCGGACGGTCGCCAACGCCATCAAGATGAACCGGGTGGCGCACGCCTACCTGTTCTGCGGCCCACGAGGCGTGGGCAAGACGACCGCCGCCCGCCTGCTCGCCAAGGCGCTCAACTGCGAGAAGGGCCCTACCCCCGAGCCCTGTGGCAAGTGCCAGGCCTGCACGGAGATCGCCGCCGGGACGTCCGTGGACGTGGCGGAGATCGACGGTGCCTCCAACAACGGCGTGGAGAACGTCCGGGAGATCCGCGAGAACGCCAAGTACCTGCCGCAGCGCGACAGGCACAAGATCTACATCATCGACGAGGTCCACATGCTCTCGGGAGCGGCGTTCAACGCGCTCCTGAAGACGCTGGAGGAGCCGCCCGGACACGTGAAGTTCATCTTCGCGACCACCGAGGCGCACAAGCTCCCGGACACCATCCTCTCGCGTTGCCAGCGTCACAACTTCCGGCGCATCTCCGCCAAGGTGATGCTCGACCGGCTGAAGTACATCTGCGAGCAGGAGAAGGTGGCCATCTCGGAGCGGGCGCTCTCCATGGTGGTGCGCCAGTCCGAGGGCGGCATGCGCGATGCGCTCAGCCTCCTCGACCAGATCTTCTCCGCCTGCGGCCCCGAGCCCAGGGACGAGGACGTGGCCGACGCGCTGGGCGCCATCGACCGCACGGTGGTGCAGGACTTCGCCGAGGCGCTCGTGCGCAAGGACGCCAAGCGCGTGCTGGAGCGCGTGGAGGAGGTCTTCAACCGCGGCACCGACCTCAAGCGGCTGACGGAGGAGCTCGCGCTGCAGTTGCGCCACCTCTTCGTGGCCAAGACGCTGGGCGAGGCCCCTCCCGAGCTCGCCGAGTCCGAGCGCACCGCGCTCACCACGCTCGCCAAGGACGCGGATCCGGCGCAGATCTCCCGCCTCTTCGACATCGTGCACGGCTGCGTGTGGGAGGTGTCTCGAGCCCCCCAGCCCCGGCTCGCGCTGGAGATGGCGCTGCTCAAGGCCATCCAGCTCTCGCCGGTCGGCTCCATCCCGGAGCTCATCGCCCGGGTGGACCGCCTCGCCTCGGGGCTCGGGTCCGATGACGCTCGCAAGGTGGCTGCCGGAGCGCCCGGAGGTCGCTCCGGTCCCGCCAACTTTCGCGCCCACTGAGCGTCCCCCAGAGCCGCCCCGCCCCACCCCGGCGCCTCGCGCGCCCGAGCCCGCCGTATCTT
Proteins encoded in this region:
- the dnaX gene encoding DNA polymerase III subunit gamma/tau; the encoded protein is MSYLVLARKWRPQTFDDMTGQEHVVRTVANAIKMNRVAHAYLFCGPRGVGKTTAARLLAKALNCEKGPTPEPCGKCQACTEIAAGTSVDVAEIDGASNNGVENVREIRENAKYLPQRDRHKIYIIDEVHMLSGAAFNALLKTLEEPPGHVKFIFATTEAHKLPDTILSRCQRHNFRRISAKVMLDRLKYICEQEKVAISERALSMVVRQSEGGMRDALSLLDQIFSACGPEPRDEDVADALGAIDRTVVQDFAEALVRKDAKRVLERVEEVFNRGTDLKRLTEELALQLRHLFVAKTLGEAPPELAESERTALTTLAKDADPAQISRLFDIVHGCVWEVSRAPQPRLALEMALLKAIQLSPVGSIPELIARVDRLASGLGSDDARKVAAGAPGGRSGPANFRAH